In one Halorhodospira halophila genomic region, the following are encoded:
- a CDS encoding NADH-quinone oxidoreductase subunit C — MAEPESLLEQLRGHFGGRLTDCWLERGEVTLEVRPAELVAVMTELRDAADWRFEQLSDVAGVDYAAYGQDEWITESATGTGFSRGVTEPGFGRLGLTGIYGVQSIEERTGRRFAAVYQLLSLTHNQRLRVRCFAEDDDLPVLPSVSGLWPSANWAEREAFDLYGIVFEGHPDLRRILTDYGFVGHPFRKDFPLIGNVEPRYDPEKGRVVYGPVEIEPRVLVPRVIREDNRYAAPHKAEGTEGQADG, encoded by the coding sequence ATGGCTGAGCCCGAGAGCCTGTTGGAGCAGCTCCGCGGCCATTTCGGTGGTCGTTTGACCGATTGCTGGCTCGAGCGCGGCGAGGTGACGCTGGAGGTCCGGCCCGCCGAGTTGGTTGCGGTGATGACCGAGCTGCGTGATGCCGCCGATTGGCGTTTCGAGCAGCTGTCCGATGTCGCCGGGGTCGACTACGCCGCCTACGGCCAGGATGAGTGGATCACCGAGTCGGCGACCGGGACAGGCTTCAGCCGCGGGGTGACCGAGCCGGGGTTTGGGCGTCTGGGCCTGACCGGCATCTACGGGGTGCAGTCGATCGAGGAGCGGACCGGCCGGCGTTTCGCGGCGGTCTATCAGCTGCTGTCGTTGACGCACAATCAGCGCCTTCGCGTGCGCTGCTTCGCCGAGGATGACGACCTGCCGGTATTGCCCTCTGTGTCGGGCCTCTGGCCGTCCGCCAATTGGGCCGAAAGGGAGGCTTTCGACCTGTACGGTATCGTTTTCGAAGGCCACCCGGATCTGCGCCGGATCCTCACCGATTACGGTTTTGTCGGGCACCCCTTCCGCAAGGACTTCCCGCTGATCGGCAACGTAGAGCCGCGCTACGACCCCGAGAAGGGGCGTGTCGTCTACGGGCCGGTGGAGATCGAGCCGCGGGTGCTCGTGCCGCGGGTGATCCGCGAAGACAACCGTTACGCCGCACCGCACAAGGCGGAAGGCACGGAGGGACAAGCCGATGGCTGA
- a CDS encoding RlmE family RNA methyltransferase has product MAACRRRRSGCNSRARRSRHESDPFVRRARAEGWRSRAALKLEAIDQRDGLLRPGQVVVDLGAAPGGWSQLAAPKVGASGLVVAIDLLEMEPLPGVTFVHADFSTDDGLRAVETALGGRPVDVVLSDMAPNLTGHSAVDQPAAMGLAELAADFAGQFLHKDGDFLVKVFHGEGFDTFRGELTRRFSRVLSRKPDASRSGSREVYLLARGPTV; this is encoded by the coding sequence ATGGCGGCCTGTAGGCGGCGGCGCAGCGGCTGCAACTCCCGGGCCCGGCGGAGCCGGCACGAAAGCGATCCGTTCGTCCGCCGTGCCCGTGCTGAGGGGTGGCGCTCGCGGGCAGCACTTAAGCTCGAGGCGATCGACCAGCGCGACGGGCTCCTGCGCCCCGGTCAGGTGGTTGTTGACCTGGGCGCCGCACCCGGTGGGTGGTCGCAGCTGGCGGCGCCGAAGGTGGGCGCGTCGGGGTTGGTCGTCGCCATCGACCTGCTGGAGATGGAACCCCTGCCCGGGGTTACGTTCGTCCACGCCGACTTTTCCACCGACGACGGGCTGCGCGCCGTGGAGACCGCGCTGGGCGGGCGCCCGGTGGATGTGGTGCTCTCCGACATGGCGCCGAATCTGACCGGGCACAGCGCGGTGGATCAGCCGGCGGCGATGGGGCTGGCGGAACTCGCCGCCGACTTTGCCGGTCAATTCTTGCATAAGGATGGTGACTTCCTCGTCAAGGTCTTCCACGGCGAGGGGTTCGACACGTTCCGCGGCGAGCTGACACGGCGCTTCTCCCGCGTCCTCTCTCGCAAACCGGACGCCTCCAGGTCGGGCAGTCGGGAGGTCTACCTTCTGGCTCGCGGTCCGACGGTATAG
- a CDS encoding NuoB/complex I 20 kDa subunit family protein, whose product MGVEGILERGYVTTSADKLINWARTGSLWPMTFGLACCAVEMMHTAAGRYDMDRNGLIFRPSPRQSDVMIVAGTLCNKMAPALRKVYDQMPEPKWVISMGSCANGGGYYHYSYSVTRGCDRIVPVDIYVPGCPPTAEALYYGILQLQNKIRRTNTIAR is encoded by the coding sequence ATGGGAGTAGAAGGCATCCTGGAGCGGGGGTACGTGACGACCTCCGCGGATAAGCTGATCAACTGGGCGCGGACCGGCTCCCTGTGGCCCATGACCTTCGGCCTGGCCTGCTGTGCCGTCGAGATGATGCACACCGCCGCGGGGCGCTACGACATGGACCGCAACGGTCTGATCTTCCGGCCCAGCCCGCGGCAGTCTGATGTGATGATTGTCGCCGGCACGCTCTGCAACAAGATGGCCCCGGCGCTGCGCAAGGTCTACGACCAGATGCCGGAGCCGAAGTGGGTGATCTCCATGGGGTCGTGTGCCAACGGCGGGGGGTACTACCACTACTCCTACTCGGTGACGCGCGGCTGCGACCGCATCGTCCCCGTGGACATCTACGTCCCCGGTTGTCCACCCACGGCCGAGGCCCTGTACTACGGCATCCTGCAGCTGCAGAACAAGATCCGCCGGACCAATACCATCGCACGTTGA
- the greA gene encoding transcription elongation factor GreA, with the protein MSKIPLTVRGAEKLREELQRLKHEDRPRVIQAIAEAREHGDLKENAEYHAAREQQSFIEGRIQEIEGKLSNAQIIDPATVQAAPKIVFGATVALEDTDTEETVSYQIVGEDEADIKQHLISVNSPIARALIGKEEGDEAVVQAPGGERTYEIVEVRYE; encoded by the coding sequence ATGAGCAAGATACCGTTGACGGTTCGTGGCGCAGAGAAGCTGCGTGAGGAGCTTCAGCGGCTCAAGCACGAGGATCGCCCGCGGGTCATCCAGGCGATTGCCGAGGCGAGGGAACACGGCGACCTAAAAGAGAACGCCGAGTATCACGCCGCGCGCGAGCAGCAGAGTTTTATTGAGGGCCGTATCCAGGAGATCGAGGGCAAACTGTCCAACGCCCAGATCATTGACCCGGCGACGGTGCAGGCGGCCCCGAAGATCGTCTTCGGGGCGACCGTGGCGCTCGAGGACACCGACACCGAGGAGACGGTCAGCTATCAGATCGTTGGCGAGGACGAGGCGGACATCAAGCAGCACCTCATCTCGGTCAACTCGCCCATCGCCCGCGCGCTGATCGGCAAGGAGGAGGGTGACGAGGCCGTGGTGCAGGCCCCGGGCGGTGAGCGGACCTATGAGATCGTCGAGGTCCGCTATGAGTAG
- the ftsH gene encoding ATP-dependent zinc metalloprotease FtsH, translated as MSDMAKNLILWVIIAVVLMSVFSNFQEQSADVTEKVPYSEFLNEVERGNIREVLIRGEEITIQHADGNEYLTFNPEVDNRALIGELLEHGVTIDAERAEEDSMLLQILISWTPFLLLIAVWIYFMRQMQGGGGGRGAMSFGKSKAKMMTEEQSKHSFSDVAGCDEAKEDVKELVDFLRDPSKFQKLGGTIPRGVLMVGPPGTGKTLLAKAIAGEARVPFFSISGSDFVEMFVGVGASRVRDMFQQAKKQAPCIIFIDELDAVGRQRGAGLGGGHDEREQTLNQMLVEMDGFEGSEGIIVIAATNRPDVLDPALLRPGRFDRQVVVPLPDVRGREQILNVHMRKVPMADDVRPEIIARGTPGFSGADLQNLVNEAALFAARANKEAVDQTDFEQAKDKIMMGSERKSMVMKEDEKKLTAYHEAGHAIVGLRTPEHDPVHKVTIIPRGRALGVTMFLPEEDRYSYTKQRLDSMIASLFGGRIAEELIFGNDRVTTGAQNDIQRATEIARNMVTKWGLSARLGPLAYGEEEGEVFLGRSMAQQKEVSDETQHAIDEEVRAVIDSNYTAAEKILQENLEKLHIMADALMKYETIDRDQIDDIMQGKEPRPPKGWQDRDQGGGSTDEGETVGVDDQAETDGKDDGREGPIGGPVGEH; from the coding sequence GTGAGCGACATGGCCAAGAATCTGATCCTTTGGGTCATCATCGCCGTCGTGCTGATGTCCGTATTCAGCAACTTCCAGGAGCAGTCGGCGGATGTGACCGAGAAGGTCCCCTACTCCGAGTTCCTCAACGAGGTCGAGCGCGGCAATATCCGCGAGGTGCTGATCCGGGGCGAGGAGATCACCATCCAGCACGCCGACGGCAACGAGTACCTGACCTTCAACCCCGAGGTGGACAACCGGGCGCTGATCGGCGAACTGCTCGAGCACGGCGTCACCATCGATGCGGAGCGGGCTGAGGAAGACAGCATGCTCCTGCAGATCCTCATCTCGTGGACGCCCTTCCTGCTGCTGATCGCCGTGTGGATCTACTTCATGCGCCAGATGCAGGGAGGCGGTGGCGGCCGCGGGGCGATGTCCTTCGGCAAGAGCAAGGCCAAGATGATGACCGAGGAGCAGAGCAAGCACAGCTTCTCGGACGTGGCCGGCTGCGACGAGGCCAAGGAGGACGTCAAGGAGCTTGTGGACTTCCTGCGCGACCCAAGCAAGTTCCAGAAGCTCGGCGGGACCATCCCGCGCGGCGTGCTCATGGTCGGGCCGCCGGGAACCGGCAAGACCCTGCTCGCCAAGGCCATCGCCGGCGAGGCGCGGGTGCCGTTCTTCTCCATCTCCGGGTCGGACTTCGTCGAGATGTTCGTCGGCGTCGGCGCCTCCCGGGTGCGGGACATGTTCCAGCAGGCCAAGAAGCAGGCGCCGTGCATCATCTTCATCGATGAGCTGGACGCCGTCGGCCGTCAACGCGGCGCCGGGCTCGGTGGTGGTCACGACGAGCGCGAGCAGACGCTAAATCAGATGCTCGTCGAGATGGACGGTTTCGAGGGCAGCGAGGGCATCATCGTCATCGCCGCCACCAACCGGCCGGACGTGCTCGACCCGGCACTGCTGCGCCCCGGCCGCTTCGACCGCCAGGTGGTGGTGCCGCTGCCGGATGTGCGCGGACGCGAGCAGATCCTGAACGTGCACATGCGCAAGGTGCCCATGGCCGACGACGTCCGGCCCGAGATCATCGCCCGCGGAACGCCGGGCTTCTCCGGGGCCGATCTGCAGAACTTGGTCAACGAGGCGGCGCTGTTCGCAGCGCGGGCCAACAAGGAGGCCGTCGATCAGACGGACTTCGAGCAGGCCAAGGACAAGATCATGATGGGCTCCGAGCGCAAGTCCATGGTGATGAAGGAAGACGAGAAGAAGCTCACGGCCTACCACGAGGCTGGGCACGCCATCGTCGGCCTGCGCACCCCGGAGCATGATCCGGTCCATAAGGTGACGATCATCCCACGCGGTCGTGCGTTGGGCGTGACCATGTTCCTCCCGGAAGAGGATCGGTACAGCTACACCAAGCAGCGCCTGGACAGCATGATTGCCAGCCTCTTTGGCGGCCGGATCGCCGAGGAGCTGATCTTTGGCAACGACCGGGTCACCACCGGTGCCCAGAACGACATCCAGCGGGCCACCGAGATTGCCCGCAACATGGTCACCAAGTGGGGGCTCTCGGCGCGGCTTGGCCCGCTTGCCTACGGCGAAGAGGAGGGCGAAGTCTTCCTCGGCCGCTCGATGGCGCAGCAGAAGGAGGTCTCGGACGAGACGCAGCACGCCATCGACGAGGAGGTCCGGGCGGTGATCGACAGCAACTACACCGCCGCGGAGAAGATCCTCCAGGAGAACCTGGAAAAGCTCCATATCATGGCCGATGCCCTGATGAAGTACGAGACCATCGACCGCGACCAGATCGATGACATCATGCAGGGCAAGGAGCCCCGGCCGCCCAAGGGGTGGCAGGATCGCGATCAGGGCGGTGGCTCCACCGACGAGGGCGAGACGGTCGGGGTTGACGACCAGGCCGAAACGGATGGCAAGGACGACGGCCGCGAGGGACCCATCGGCGGACCCGTAGGCGAACACTGA
- the yhbY gene encoding ribosome assembly RNA-binding protein YhbY, producing the protein MHLDPDQLKQLRRLGHALKPVVLTGAAGLSEGVLEEIERALDDHELIKVKLAGASKEERQAMTEEIAEQTGAIVVQTIGRIVLLYRENPEKSQVLI; encoded by the coding sequence ATGCATCTAGATCCGGATCAACTCAAGCAACTCCGCCGGCTCGGCCACGCCCTCAAGCCCGTCGTCCTGACCGGGGCCGCCGGCCTCAGCGAGGGGGTCCTGGAGGAGATTGAGCGTGCCCTGGACGACCACGAGCTGATCAAGGTGAAGCTCGCCGGCGCCAGCAAGGAGGAGCGCCAGGCCATGACCGAGGAGATTGCCGAACAGACCGGGGCGATCGTGGTCCAGACCATCGGGCGGATCGTCCTGCTCTATCGAGAGAACCCGGAGAAGAGCCAAGTCCTGATCTGA
- the tpiA gene encoding triose-phosphate isomerase, with translation MRRKIIAGNWKMNGDQDLVRRVAEHAADSGGDAELAVCPPYPLLAAAASQLPFGVALGAQDVSEYESGAYTGEVSAGMLLEAGCRYVIVGHSERRTLYGEDNGRVAGKFVAARNAGLTPILCVGETLAERDAERTETVVGEQLDAAIDAVDGAAFQGAVIAYEPVWAIGTGRTATPEQAQAVHAFIRQRVAERDGNEVADQLRILYGGSMKADNAAELLAQPDIDGGLIGGASLDPDSFLSIYNAAAEG, from the coding sequence ATGCGGCGCAAGATCATTGCTGGTAACTGGAAGATGAACGGCGACCAGGATCTGGTCCGCCGCGTTGCGGAGCACGCTGCCGACAGCGGTGGCGATGCCGAGCTGGCGGTCTGCCCGCCGTATCCCTTGCTCGCGGCGGCCGCATCGCAGCTGCCATTCGGTGTGGCGCTGGGTGCGCAGGACGTCAGCGAGTACGAGTCGGGCGCCTACACCGGCGAAGTGTCGGCGGGCATGCTGCTCGAGGCGGGGTGCCGTTACGTGATCGTCGGGCACTCGGAGCGTCGGACGCTCTACGGCGAGGACAACGGCCGGGTGGCCGGCAAGTTCGTGGCGGCGCGCAATGCCGGGCTGACCCCGATCCTGTGCGTTGGCGAGACCCTGGCCGAGCGAGATGCCGAGCGCACCGAGACTGTGGTAGGTGAACAGCTCGACGCTGCCATCGACGCCGTGGACGGGGCGGCCTTCCAGGGGGCGGTCATCGCCTATGAGCCGGTCTGGGCCATTGGGACCGGGCGGACCGCAACCCCGGAACAGGCGCAGGCGGTGCACGCTTTCATCCGTCAGCGCGTTGCGGAGCGCGATGGCAATGAGGTGGCCGACCAGCTGCGCATCCTCTACGGGGGCAGCATGAAGGCGGACAATGCCGCCGAGCTCCTGGCCCAGCCGGATATCGACGGCGGTCTGATCGGTGGCGCGTCGCTGGATCCCGACAGCTTCCTTTCGATTTACAACGCAGCCGCGGAGGGCTGA
- a CDS encoding DUF4149 domain-containing protein: MLIRAAERVALTMLAGALWSVGYIVSPLLFRTLEDTAQAAALVGEITGLVAWIALVCAALLIPTQLRHRIRPLAAHWRLWLLVLLAVVLAVGEFWVRPPMAVLTEQAGEVGYLSALRAAESLYFVASAIALVLVLGGIEPRLAAGDGDAVDTAEQGR, translated from the coding sequence GTGCTGATCCGCGCGGCCGAGCGGGTGGCGCTGACGATGCTGGCCGGCGCGCTGTGGAGCGTCGGCTACATCGTCTCGCCATTGCTGTTTCGCACGCTGGAGGACACCGCCCAGGCGGCGGCGTTGGTCGGCGAGATCACCGGCCTGGTGGCTTGGATCGCCCTGGTGTGTGCCGCGCTGCTGATACCGACACAGTTGCGCCACCGGATCCGTCCGCTGGCGGCCCACTGGCGGCTGTGGCTGCTGGTGCTGTTGGCGGTCGTGCTGGCGGTGGGAGAGTTCTGGGTGCGGCCACCGATGGCGGTTTTAACTGAGCAGGCCGGTGAAGTCGGGTACCTCTCGGCCCTGCGTGCCGCCGAAAGCCTCTACTTCGTGGCCAGTGCCATTGCGCTGGTCCTGGTACTCGGCGGGATCGAACCGCGGCTGGCGGCAGGTGACGGTGATGCCGTCGACACCGCGGAACAGGGACGCTGA
- the secG gene encoding preprotein translocase subunit SecG → MFEALLAVHIVIAVALVVLVLLNQGKGADMGAAFGSGASSTVFGSRGAATFMTKLIATLGTTFFLTSLGLAVIASQGIGGGASVIGDDDVLESEEETEEEDPEAPAAPDMPAEQEAPAPEAPGQPVEPDAPAEEGEAE, encoded by the coding sequence ATGTTTGAAGCGTTGCTTGCCGTCCATATCGTCATCGCCGTTGCCCTGGTGGTGCTGGTCCTGCTGAACCAGGGGAAGGGCGCTGACATGGGAGCCGCCTTCGGCAGCGGTGCCTCGAGCACCGTCTTCGGCTCGCGCGGCGCAGCGACCTTCATGACCAAGCTGATTGCGACCCTGGGTACGACCTTCTTCCTGACCAGCCTGGGGCTGGCGGTGATCGCCTCGCAGGGGATCGGCGGCGGCGCTTCGGTGATTGGCGACGACGACGTGCTCGAGAGCGAGGAAGAGACGGAAGAGGAGGATCCGGAGGCGCCGGCGGCTCCGGACATGCCGGCGGAGCAGGAGGCCCCCGCGCCTGAGGCGCCGGGTCAGCCGGTGGAGCCGGACGCGCCTGCGGAAGAGGGTGAAGCGGAGTAG
- the glmM gene encoding phosphoglucosamine mutase, whose translation MAEQRIYFGTDGIRGRVGEAPITPDFVLRLGWAAGRVLVGEGQRKVVIGKDTRLSGYMFESALEAGFAAAGVHSLMLGPMPTPAIAYLTRTLHARAGVVISASHNPHYDNGIKFFGPDGYKLDDATEEAIERLLQDGPPQMVPCQELGRATRINDAVGRYIEFCKGSVGRRIDLRGLRVVVDCAHGATYQAAPAVLRELGAEVVLIGHEPDGLNINVDHGSQHPERLCRRVVDESADVGVAFDGDGDRVIMADRSGRLIDGDGLLYIIATARVARGQACGPVVGTQMTNLGLEVALQELGLPLERTRVGDRYVLERLLQVGGVLGGESSGHIICLDRTTTGDGLISALQVLEAMVTTGRPLDELVAGMQYYPQRLVNVPIERGVDVLGLPAVNEAVSEAEQELGERGRVLLRPSGTEPLLRVMVEGADGAQVDRLVESLAETVASAARGAATDPI comes from the coding sequence TTGGCCGAGCAGAGAATCTATTTCGGAACCGATGGCATCCGCGGGCGGGTCGGCGAGGCGCCGATCACCCCGGACTTCGTCCTCAGGCTGGGCTGGGCGGCTGGCCGTGTCCTCGTCGGCGAGGGGCAGCGCAAGGTGGTCATCGGCAAGGACACCCGGCTGTCCGGGTACATGTTCGAGTCCGCCCTCGAGGCCGGTTTCGCGGCCGCCGGCGTGCACAGTCTGATGCTCGGGCCCATGCCGACCCCGGCCATTGCCTACCTGACGCGGACCCTCCATGCCCGGGCCGGTGTCGTCATCAGCGCCTCGCACAACCCGCATTACGATAACGGGATCAAGTTCTTCGGCCCGGATGGCTACAAGCTCGACGACGCCACCGAAGAGGCCATCGAGCGACTGCTCCAGGACGGGCCGCCGCAGATGGTCCCCTGCCAGGAGCTGGGCCGCGCGACCCGTATCAACGACGCGGTCGGGCGGTACATCGAGTTCTGCAAGGGCTCTGTGGGTCGGCGCATCGACCTGCGCGGTCTCCGGGTCGTGGTTGACTGCGCCCACGGTGCCACCTACCAGGCGGCACCGGCGGTGCTCCGCGAGCTGGGTGCCGAGGTGGTGCTCATCGGCCACGAGCCGGACGGGCTGAACATCAATGTCGATCACGGCTCCCAGCACCCGGAGCGTCTGTGCCGGCGGGTGGTGGACGAGTCCGCGGATGTCGGTGTGGCGTTCGACGGCGACGGCGACCGGGTGATCATGGCCGACCGGTCCGGCCGCCTGATCGATGGCGATGGTCTGCTCTATATCATCGCTACGGCCCGGGTGGCCCGTGGTCAGGCGTGCGGACCGGTGGTCGGCACCCAAATGACCAACCTCGGCCTGGAGGTGGCGCTGCAGGAGCTGGGGCTTCCCCTGGAGCGGACCCGGGTGGGCGACCGTTATGTCCTCGAGCGGCTGCTGCAGGTCGGCGGTGTGCTGGGCGGTGAGTCCTCCGGTCATATCATCTGCCTGGATCGGACCACCACCGGCGACGGGCTGATCTCGGCGCTGCAGGTGCTCGAGGCCATGGTGACCACCGGCCGGCCGCTGGATGAGCTGGTCGCCGGGATGCAGTACTATCCACAGCGTCTGGTCAATGTGCCGATCGAGCGTGGCGTGGACGTACTCGGGTTGCCGGCGGTCAACGAAGCGGTCAGCGAGGCCGAGCAAGAGCTCGGCGAACGGGGGCGGGTGTTGTTGCGTCCGTCGGGGACAGAGCCGCTGCTGCGGGTGATGGTCGAGGGCGCCGACGGGGCGCAGGTGGATCGCCTGGTCGAGTCGCTGGCGGAGACCGTGGCCAGCGCGGCCCGGGGTGCGGCCACCGACCCGATTTGA
- the folP gene encoding dihydropteroate synthase, producing the protein MVALSDGAVLHCGGRPLSLDRPRVMGVLNVTPDSFSDGGHFLDLEQARAHARRMVAEGADLIDVGGESSRPGAPPVPLEQELERVVPVVEALAREVDCPISVDTYKPEVAREAVAAGAGLINDIRALQEPGAAEAAAGLGVPVCLMHMQGQPRTMQDAPSYNDVVTEVAECLAERMAAAEEAGLPRERMLLDPGFGFGKTLEHNYQLLRHLDRIVALGPPVLVGMSRKSMIGKLLDRPVEERLPGSLAAAAVAVYQGARIIRAHDVGATADAVRVAATAASA; encoded by the coding sequence ATGGTGGCGTTGTCCGACGGGGCGGTTCTCCATTGCGGGGGCCGCCCCCTCTCGTTAGATCGGCCGCGGGTTATGGGCGTGCTCAACGTGACCCCGGACTCCTTTTCGGACGGGGGCCACTTCCTCGACCTGGAGCAGGCGCGCGCCCATGCCCGGCGGATGGTGGCCGAGGGCGCCGACCTGATCGATGTCGGAGGCGAGTCGAGCCGCCCCGGTGCGCCGCCGGTGCCGCTGGAGCAGGAGCTTGAGCGAGTGGTCCCGGTCGTCGAGGCCCTGGCCCGCGAGGTCGATTGCCCGATCTCCGTGGACACCTACAAGCCCGAGGTGGCCCGCGAGGCGGTAGCCGCCGGGGCGGGTTTGATCAACGACATCCGTGCGCTGCAGGAGCCGGGGGCCGCGGAGGCAGCCGCCGGGCTGGGCGTCCCAGTGTGTCTGATGCACATGCAGGGTCAGCCCCGGACCATGCAGGATGCGCCGAGCTACAATGACGTGGTGACCGAGGTGGCCGAATGCTTGGCGGAACGGATGGCCGCCGCCGAGGAGGCCGGGCTGCCACGCGAGCGCATGCTGCTCGATCCGGGGTTCGGTTTCGGTAAGACGCTGGAGCACAACTACCAGCTGCTCCGGCACCTGGATCGGATCGTGGCGCTCGGACCACCGGTGCTCGTCGGCATGTCGCGCAAGTCCATGATCGGCAAACTGCTGGATCGCCCGGTGGAGGAGCGGTTGCCAGGCAGCCTGGCGGCGGCGGCCGTCGCCGTGTACCAGGGGGCACGGATCATTCGTGCCCACGATGTTGGGGCGACCGCCGACGCGGTGCGGGTGGCAGCGACGGCCGCGAGCGCCTAG
- a CDS encoding NADH-quinone oxidoreductase subunit A, whose product MLENYLPVLLFIVVGLVFGVLPLAAGFVLGPRREDPEKQSPYECGFEAFEDSRMKFDVRYYLVAILFILFDLEIAFLFPWAVVLDDIGLFGILAMGLFVGLLVIGLLYEWRKGALEWE is encoded by the coding sequence ATGCTAGAGAATTACCTCCCGGTTCTGCTCTTCATTGTCGTCGGGCTCGTCTTCGGCGTCCTGCCTCTGGCTGCCGGGTTCGTGCTCGGTCCTCGGCGTGAAGATCCGGAAAAGCAGTCGCCTTACGAGTGCGGCTTCGAGGCCTTCGAGGATTCGCGCATGAAGTTCGACGTGCGCTATTACCTCGTCGCCATTCTGTTCATCCTCTTCGATCTCGAGATCGCCTTCCTCTTCCCTTGGGCAGTTGTGTTGGACGACATTGGGCTGTTCGGCATCTTGGCCATGGGCCTATTTGTCGGGCTTCTCGTGATCGGTTTGCTCTACGAGTGGCGTAAAGGGGCGCTGGAATGGGAGTAG
- a CDS encoding NADH-quinone oxidoreductase subunit D, protein MAEFQSYTLNFGPQHPAAHGVLRLVLEMEGETVRRADPHIGLLHRATEKLAESKPYNQSIGYMDRLDYVSMMCNEHGYVRAIEKLLGIEPPLRAQYIRTMMDEVTRILNHLMWLGGHGLDVGAMTAFLYTFREREDLMDVYEAVSGARMHATYYRPGGVHRDLPDQMPKYEPSPYRSEKELREMNRAREGSVLDFLDDFCERFPACVDEYETLLTENRIWKQRLVDICPVSAERAVELGFTGPLLRGSGVAWDLRKKQPYAAYDRVDFDIPVGVNGDSYDRYLVRVEEMRQSVRIIKQCVDWLRDNPGPVRVDDPKVTPPTREEMKDDMESLIHHFKLFTEGYCTPPGEVYAAVEAPKGEFGVYLISDGANKPYRLKVRPPCYYHLAATDEMIRGYMLADVVTLIGSLDVVFGEVDR, encoded by the coding sequence ATGGCTGAGTTCCAGAGCTATACCCTGAACTTCGGCCCGCAGCACCCGGCGGCGCACGGGGTGCTGCGCCTGGTGCTGGAGATGGAGGGGGAAACGGTGCGCCGCGCCGACCCCCACATCGGTCTGCTGCACCGGGCGACGGAGAAGCTGGCCGAATCCAAGCCGTACAATCAGTCCATCGGCTACATGGACCGGCTCGACTACGTCTCGATGATGTGCAACGAGCACGGCTATGTGCGCGCGATCGAGAAACTGCTCGGTATCGAGCCGCCGCTGCGGGCGCAGTATATCCGCACGATGATGGACGAGGTCACCCGCATCTTGAACCACCTGATGTGGCTCGGCGGGCACGGGCTCGACGTCGGCGCCATGACCGCGTTCCTGTATACCTTCCGCGAGCGCGAGGATCTCATGGATGTCTACGAGGCGGTCTCGGGCGCGCGGATGCACGCGACCTACTACCGCCCGGGCGGGGTGCACCGCGACCTGCCCGACCAGATGCCCAAATACGAGCCCTCGCCCTACCGCAGCGAGAAGGAGTTGCGTGAGATGAACCGCGCCCGCGAGGGCTCGGTGCTCGACTTTCTCGACGACTTTTGCGAGCGCTTCCCCGCCTGCGTGGACGAGTACGAGACGCTGCTGACCGAGAACCGGATCTGGAAGCAGCGACTGGTGGACATCTGCCCGGTCTCCGCCGAGCGTGCCGTGGAACTCGGCTTTACCGGTCCGCTGCTGCGCGGCTCCGGAGTGGCCTGGGACCTGCGCAAGAAACAGCCTTACGCCGCCTACGACCGGGTCGACTTCGACATCCCGGTCGGCGTCAACGGTGACTCCTACGACCGCTACTTGGTGCGTGTCGAGGAGATGCGCCAGTCGGTGCGCATTATCAAGCAGTGCGTGGACTGGCTGCGCGACAACCCGGGCCCGGTGCGGGTCGACGATCCGAAGGTGACCCCCCCGACCCGGGAAGAGATGAAAGACGACATGGAGTCGCTCATCCACCACTTCAAGCTCTTCACCGAGGGGTACTGCACGCCGCCCGGCGAGGTTTACGCCGCGGTAGAGGCGCCCAAGGGCGAGTTTGGCGTCTACCTGATCTCGGACGGCGCCAACAAGCCGTACCGCTTAAAGGTCCGGCCGCCGTGCTACTACCACCTGGCGGCTACTGACGAGATGATCCGCGGCTACATGCTGGCGGACGTGGTGACCCTGATCGGCTCGCTGGATGTGGTGTTCGGGGAGGTGGATCGGTGA